In the Arachis hypogaea cultivar Tifrunner chromosome 20, arahy.Tifrunner.gnm2.J5K5, whole genome shotgun sequence genome, AAgccggatgttcattttactaggtagGTCGATAgttattttcattctaatttggatgtttatttgatttggattgaatttaatataaatttgccTTATTAGaagaatttgttaaaaaatattgtgAGCATGGTGCCTATTATAAACTGAAATTTTACTAACATGCTTAATCCTGTTTAAGTTAGTCATTTTCTTGGTGGTTTATATTGCCGATATTTATGTCATAGTACCATATGTCACTTAATTCctttggttgtttttttttttttttttgtgttcgaTTGTAGGTCGTAGAAGTGATGGACGTGACTGAGTTAGAAACTGATGAGACGAGACTTAGTCATATTGTAGAATTGGATTTAGTGTACCATTTACTGAATTCAAGTATGTTTGGAGTTGTCGCAATTAGATATAAGTGATTAAGTTATAACAGGGTTATGTGACATTTAGATTTGTAAAACAATACTAAATCGTATTTTTCTTTAGCCATTTAAATTAAGTcgaatgttcattttactataaTTGCATATGGTTTTTTCCATTCTAAAGTAGATGGttattttgaataattatttgtcttttacttgattttctgCATTTTTTTTGCACATACCCCGCAAgttgaattagatttagtttaattTGATTGAATTCAAGCTGGGTTTTAGTTATGTCATTTAAATATGATGCACAAGTGGTATTTTTGGTCAATTACTTAGTTGTTTCTTATCAACTAATGTGGATGTTCATTTACTATGTATGTGAATTGTTCCTTCCTTTTTAGAGTGAATATTTATTTTGGGTATACCGTTTGTCCTTTACTTAATTTTCTGGCTTTTGCTTCCTCATGCTCcgcgtttttcttttcttttatggtTTTGGAATTATAGATTAAAATACGATTCCTGTAAACATTGATATTAACTTGAAAAACAAATAAAgtcttaatttgaaattaaaaaaaaaaaattttattacataaCATTTACACGAGATATATAACTTATATTTTAGAGAAATAATAGAAAGCCAATAGTTagtcatcaatatttaaaagtgtaTTAATATaacaagaattttcaaaaaatactacCATCATGATGACAGTATTAAACTCTTCAAGGCTAAGTTAAGGAAGCTTGTCAGGAACTCCCTACTTGTAATCTTTCTCCAACATTTTGGCTGTTAGAAATTGTACCTATgatccttctttctctttcttactctTCAATTTTGTAACCCGTGCGATAGTCGATGTGCACTGAAAAATAGGAACACGGTTCAATTTTCAGGCATATCAATTACTAGTGTGTAACAAGAACTCATTAAccccaagctttagaagataatCAACAatctatgaaaaaaaattaacctcAAAAAAGCAtaactaaataattaactaaataatTGATTTCACTATAACCAATAAAACAAAGTAAAACTCAATTCcaacacaaaataaaatgaacatatgcatacatagtaaaataaatatccgCTTTAGTTAATAATAAACATCTAATAAATTAACCAAAATTTCATCATTGAACCATGTTTAAATAGCCTAATTCAAACCCAACTTCAATTCAAGAAAATATAAACTAAGTCTAATCCAATTTTTCTCCATTACTCCAAAACcacttaacaaaagaaactagTGGAACATGTACATGCAGAATTCAACAAATCAAGCAAAAGATCAATACTATAAGTAAAATAAACATCCACTTTTTGAATAAACAAACCATCTGCATACatagtaaaataaacatccatTTTAGTTGATAATAAACATCTAATAAATTAAGAACTTTTATTCAATTATTACATTCTTAATTAAAATCCAATGACACCACCAACAACATAAACAGATAGCATATATGTTACTACATAAGGTCTTCTTTTGTTATTATATGCATGATATGTTGTTAGTAATTAGAAAGAAGCTAAAACATAGTTGGATGCATGCTAAAAGAAATGCAGAATACCACTTCTATGTTATGCCGCTTATTTTTGGTAAAAGTCTCTTCcctccttattttattatttaagaaaaatgcTTAAATTTCCAATATATGTAACTAATGTTGTATTTGTTCTATTTAGGAATCGAGTTATATCCTCTCTATGATTAAATAAAGTAATTTaacaccaaataaaagaaaattaatctcTTTATGTGATATgttcataataaaattaaaataagatgtaTGTGTGATATTAAACATCTAACTTGAACTTCTTCAAACTAAATAAACAGTTAATATAATTAGCATCATATATGTACTAAGATCAGAAAAATAGTCGCCATCAAACAATAACTCGTTCAAACAAGCTGACAATGTACTAAGATAAgaaaagccatcatcatcatgaaaatCGACCATCCAAATGTACGGTAAAGTAACCAACCAATTCGCATTTTAACTCATTATTTGTACAATAAGATATccgcaaaatcaaaataaatcatACATCTAAACTCAAGGCAACAAAGTTATATTGAATTATGATCAAACACAAAAAGAAGACCTATTTCCAATTTATAGACTTAATTCAATATGAAGCGCCACTTCATGAAAACAGATACTAAGAATGCTACTAAGAATGCTGCTATGATAtaaacactattaaaaatatgaaaaataaatactccagtgttttatatttttactatttGCGCCTAATGCTATCTCTCTAAGACAAAATAAAAACTAGAACAGTACTCATTCTATATATTCTTTCTCAAGCTACTTCATTAGAACTTAGCGTTCAAAACtcaaaatacaagaaataaattctctctctctatatatatatatgacacagTAAACAACTAAAGTTTCATTTCAATTGTATTCATCTGCAAACatgttttaaattttactaacgTCTATACTCTAACAAGAGAAAGGAGTACAACTCTCATTATTCTCCTCTTAAAAATGGAACATCaattaaaacttttcaaaatctaaGCATAAGTGCAACAAGcaaggaaaataataataataaaacaaaaacagaCAAAAAAACATAATAGTTAGGAAGGCTCAACATAGTACTATAGCAACTGTTAACTCTTCTTTTCAGATTTGGAAAAAAACCCATACAGAACTTAGCAACTcagaagtaaaaagaaaaaaacattttTTCCCCTTCCCCAACAAGAAAGCTATCACATACAAGGAAAAAACCTTTTTTCCCTTTTGTCGCTGATGGGGTTCCAGAACATCCCGGGAAGCTGCGGCTAGGTGTTCAGCCGCCACGTTTAGCAGCGGTTGCTTCCTGCGAGAGCAGTTGCACGCGTTGGAGGCTCCGTGTCAGGCGGCAACTCGGCGGGGATGTTCAGTCGTGACAGTGCGCAGCGGTTGCTGCCAGGAAGGGAGGACGGACGCGGTGTGGGTTGGCTCCTAAAGTGCTGATCAGCATGACGCACGTTGCAGGTCACACGAAAGCTGCGGGGACGGGATGTTTAACGACGAAAATGTGGGGTTTattggaaaaaaatttaaaattaggggTTAAAACAAAACTGAACAGACATTAgtaaattaggataaaaaagaGTTAATTCTCATTTTTAACTTATATTGAGCCTAATAAACAGCTCATTATAACCATTGTATAGATACCGCTTCCTAACGGGACTCTACAAAAAATTGAAGTATTTGAATCGTTGACTTTACATATAAAGTTCATTGAGAATTCAGCTGACTCTAGTTTTATAATAACCCTACACTTTTTTTGGTACATTAAAATACCTGCTTTTGTGGGTGCAAATTCTCTTTCACATTTGTAGCCTATCTTTTTCACTACTTTAATCAAATTAAAGTTTTATTAGACTATTATCATTTatgatgaagaaaaaaaaattgaccaGGCTTCGTTTATAGTTAGTTCATTTTTCACAAAGCAAACAATTCCGTAATAAAATTTGGATACAATTGTAAGCTACACACCAATGacataatcaaattaaaatttgggTGGAGACAATTTTTatgtgaagttttttttttttatttagctaCCCAAGAGACAAATACAAAATGTTTTTTAGAATAGTTTAAATGCTAAAGTGTTgaagaattttatattattatttgtaaaATTTCTAAGATattagagaaaaaagaaaagagtaaaTTCTGCCATGAAGAAAAACGCGACGATGACTAAGAAGATTGCGCAAATGGAATTTATTAGCATATAGACATATAGTAGCTAGTATTAAGTATGTGTGCATGCATTTATAGTAGTTtgaaataagaacaaaaaattgTATAAGTTTATAACTTTTTATATGCATGGTTTACAAAATTTAGGTTGTGACACGTACAAAAATGGTTTGAGAAAAACAATGTGCTGTGGCTGATGAGAATTGAGAAATTCCACCGTGACGATGATTGAGGTGGCGGCTCTCTAATTTGAATTCCTTCCAGGGTAAGAGCATGTCATCTTGGAAAGAATACATatagccaaaaggagaaaaaggaaAGTATGAATGGAAAAAGAATGTGCCATCTTTCTTTGAAATGAAGGTGACAACAACAATcaactctatttatttattaacacaCGTAGACTTTATTCACCATACGTATATATGTTCATCTAATTTTAAAATTGGCATAGTTAAAACCAGCTTAGATGAATGAATGGAATTAATATAAGACTGAAATATTTCCATTTCAGCCTCAAGTTGAAACGCTGTGTATTGAGTCGCAAAATAGTCAATAGTCAATAACACGTGTACATACGACAACACTCAACATGTATGTACACCTAGTGGACATGAATGTGAACGccattatttttgtaaaatttttttccaCTCATAATTCTGAAGTATAGTCaatatcatatataatatatcaaTAATTTGAATATTCAACTTAACATTTTATTTGTATGTATAAGATATAGCAAAGGATACACACCGACACCaataatgataaaatattattgaaaattcAAGTGGAGTCACCTTTACATGAATTTGATAGTTAAGAATTggtagatgaaaatttagtcaaatcagtcaaatcatctaacaaacttttagctatcaacttcacataaagtcgactgcacctgattTTTTACCTTATGGTTGCTATATATATGAAAGGATCCGAAAATAATTAAAGAAGCTCAAGACATTTTTTCTCTACTGAAATGGCCATCAACCCATGGTTTCATGTCTCtgttttcttgctctctttttatTACACCTTTGCTTTATTATCTACTCTTGGAAAAAGCATCACCAGCACCGATGATGAATCTGCTCTTCTTGCATTCAAATCCTCCATTACTTCAGACCCAAATCACATGCTTAGTAACTGGTCAacctcttcatcatcttctttatGCAACTGGGTTGGTGTCATTTGCGATTTGGACAACGGAAGAGTGAAGTCTCTGAATCTTAGTAACATGGGTCTCGTAGGTACCATTCCCCCGCACGTGGGGAACCTCTCTTTCCTTGAGGAGCTTGACCTCAAAGGCAACAACTTTCATGGTATGTTGCCACAGGAGATGTTTTCGTTGCATCAACTAAGGTTGCTCAACTTGAGTTCCAACGCGTTTGGTGGTTCCATTCCTCAATCTGTGTCCAACTTGTCCAACTTGGTCGAATTCGATTGTTCATCAAATCTCATCAATGGAACTATTCCACCCGTGATTGGCCAACTTCGCCAATTGAAGCTCTTCAATTTTGAGAATAACTCACTTTCTGGAATTATACCACCAACAgtttccaacctcactttgcttGAAGTATTCAACCTTGGTTCTAACTTCATATCAGGTACTATTTCCGTACCTAATAGTCACATGCATTTAGACATATTCTTTTAAGAGAAAAGTCTTGTGTATATCACTttcagttttctttttttttttttctagtagtaattAAAACGGAGAAAACTAATGTGCATTCGACTTCACATAAAGTTAATAGCTGAaagtcgttaaatgatttgattgatttgactaaattttctaACGGCTCTcggctatcaacttcacgtaaagttgactaCACCTGAATTTTTACCAATTAAAATAGTACAATGTAAGTTAGATTTTTAAGTGAACGTTTAATTTATTAtagtaatattaaaattatttttcataatttaattttaattaatacattGTATATATTCTTTCTATGTACAAAGGGACATGATAAGATAACTGAACAGATAAGATAAAGAAATTTGAAGGTTGACTTTTCAAAGTCCATTTTTGCTACCTGCATGATGTAATACGTACACGACCACATGAGGGTTGAGGCAAGATAACAATCAAATACTAACTCTTAACTCATCAGTTTTCACACGAAATTAAATAAGGAATTTGAGTGAAGGTTTTCTATTCacgctgttttttgtttttatctaaAGATAATAGATAAGAATCATTAAACAATAATTgagtcaaatatattaaattatttaataagttTATGAAAGAATTTATGTGAATGCAACAAAAGCTTTTCTAATTTTGCCGGCACCGGTTATTGATGAGAGCAACAAAAGCTTTCTTCCAAAGTCAATGCAACCTGAGCTCTCTCTcttgatattaaattaaatatatgatGTTAGGAATGTTGTTTTCTATTACCATGCATAGAGTTTATATACTTTATTATTATTCCAACTTGCATAATAATGTTTTTTTCATGTGcatgttttgatgaattaaaggAGAAATTCCAAGAGAGGTGGGTGATCTTACTAAACTAAGGAGAATGAGATTTGATCACAATAAGCTTAGTGGCAAAATACCAGCAACATTATTCAACATGTCAGTGTTGTATGATTTCATTCTTCACTTCAATGATCTCTCTGGCACTCTTCCATCAAACATTTGTCAAGGCCTTCCCCAACTTTCTTACCTTTATCTCAACGAAAATGATCTCTCTGGTAAGATGCCAACTGTTTGGCATAACTGCCAAGAGTTGATCCATGTTAATCTATCCGTCAATGGTTTCGATAAAGGTCCCATGCCAAGCGATTTCGGAAACTTGACTAAGCTTCAGTATTTATATCTTGATGACAATAACTTGGAAGGTATGAACTTACACCAACATTGTTAATTACTTTGATAGTAATGCCTAAAATATTCTGTTCTGGAAAGGCATTGTTTAATGCttattattgtgtatatatatatataggtgaggTTCCATTCTCCCTTTTAAACATCTCTTCTTTGGTGATAATGAGCCTTATGGAGAACAAGTTAAAGGGGCAGCTTCCAAGTGATATGTGTCATCTGCTCCCTCAACTGGAATGTTTGTACCTAGATACCAATCAATTTGAAGGGATCATTCCAAGATCAATTAGCAgatgcacacaactcaaagtttTAAGACTAATGTATAACCAGTTTACAGGTATATACTTCTTCATACTTGACCAATTTACCTACTCTTGCATGCATTTAGTCCTGTTCAATTTACTACTTGAATCCATAAGGTATTATTGTTGAGACATTTTGCTATGCTTCTAGGTACCATACCAGGTGAGCTTGCTGATCTGAACAATCTTCAGTATCTTATGCTTGGATTTAACAAATTGAGTGGAACTATTCCCCTAAAGCTTCTGAATAGTACAGCTTTGAGATTGTTGTATCTTTCATACAATTCTCTCTCAGGCACTCTTCCATCAGACAAAGGCTATAACCTTCCTAACCTGGATCAACTGCACTTAACTGGGAACAAATTTGTTGGAACCATTCCAAGTGGTTTATTCAATGCTACTTTGCTCACTAAACTGGACTTGAGTGAGAATCAATTCAGTGGAGTCATGCCAGCTGCGTTTCGAGATCTATCCATACTCGAAGTTCTCCATATAGGTGGCAATAACTTGACAACCGATAATGATTCTCATGAACTCGACTTCCTTACTTCCTTGACAAGTTCTACACATTTGAGAAGGATAATCCTATCTAACAATCCTTTAAATGCAACTCTTCCTAAATCAATTGGAAACTTGTCCCAGTCTTTGGTACTCTTTCAAGCAGATAATTGTGGAATCTATGGCAACATTCCAATGGAAGTAGGAAACATAACAAGCCTgtggaatttgaatttatatggGAATAATATATCTGGACCAATTCCTGCTACAATCAAAAGGTTACAGAACCTTCAGTCTTTGAATCTGAGCTACAATGGATTGCAGGGATCCATCATTGATGAGCTTTGTGAAATCAAGAGTTTAAGTGTGCTAGCTTTATCAAGCAACAAGCTTTCTGGAGCAATACCAGCATGCTTGGGAAATATGGATTCTCTTAGAAAGGTTTACATGGATTCTAATAAATTGAACTCAGGGATTCCATCTTCTTTCTGGAATCTCAATGACATCTTAGAGGTGAACCTGTCCTCCAATGCTTTAACTGGACAACTTTCACCAGGGATAGAAAAATTGAGAGCTCTTGTACTATTGGATCTATCAAGAAATGACATTTCAGGTGACATTCCTGCAATAAGTTCACTAGCTCTGCAAAATCTTTCCTTGGCAAGCAACAAGTTGCAAGGTTCCATTCCTGAATCACTTGGTAAGTTGGTAAGCTTAAACTCTTTGGACTTGTCTCAAAATCTTTTGTCTGGTTCCATTCCAAAATCCTTAGAGTCCCTTACTTTTCTTAAATACATCAACTTGTCCTACAATAACTTGCAAGGAGAGATTCCCAGTGGTGGACCTTTTGCAAATTTCACTGCTCAATCTTTCATGCATAATGAAGCACTCTGTGGTAACCCTCGCTTACAAGTCCCTCCATGTGCTAAACAAGATGGCAAAAGTTCAAGGCTAAAACTGATTTTAGCCATTTGCATACCCCTTGTAATAGTGTTAATCATTTTGATTCTTGCATGCATAATTGTTCGCCGACATAGAATAAAAGATGAGGAGAATCCAGCTGAAAAGAATTCATCAGACTTGGGAGCAGCAAAAAGGATTTCCTACTATGAACTTGTCCAAGCAACCAATGGATTTAATGAGAGTAACTTAATTGGAAAGGGAGGTTTCGGTTCTGTGTATCAAGGCATGCTCTCTAGTGGAATGATAGTTGCCATTAAAGTGATTAACGTGGACTTGGAAGCAACATCCAAGAGCTTTGATGCAGAATGCAATGCAATGCGCAATTTACGCCATCGAAATCTTGTTAAGGTTATCACTAGTTGCTCAAATGATGAGTTCAAATCTTTGGTGATGGAATTCATGCCAAATGGAAGCCTAGACAAATGGTTGTATTCACATAACTATTGTCTAGATTTCTTGCAAAGGTTGAATATAATGATGGATGTGGCATCTGCATTGGAATATCTTCATTATGGTTCTTCAATACCAGTTGTTCATTGTGATCTGAAGCCTAGTAATGTCTTACTGGATGAAGATATGGTTGCACATGTTAGTGACTTTGGCATTGCCAAGCTCTTGGATGAAGGACAATCCATAACACATACTAAGACCATGGCTACACTAGGCTATGTTGCACCAGGTACTTTCTTAGTTCTTTTTACTTTCTAGTTAACTATAACACAATCTAAGCTATTTTATTTGCTTCTTATATTGATAACATTTgataatcattattattattattactgaaATGCAGAATATGGATCTAAAGGAATTATTTCAATCAAAGGTGATGTATACAGCTATGGAATCATGCTAATGGAAGTATTCACAAGAAAAATGCCAACAGATGATATGTTTGCTGCAGAGTTGAGCTTGAAAAGTTGGATCAACAACTCAATGCCAGATTCAGTGATGGAAGTTGTGGACTCTAATTTAATACAACTATATGGTGATGAAGATATTGATGTTGTATTGCCTCATATATCATCTGTGTTGAGATTAGCTTTGAGTTGTTGTGCAGATTCAGCTGAAGAACGAATTAAAATGACAGATGTGGTTGCAGCATTAACCAAGATCAAGAATGAGTTCACCTTAATGAAAGAATGAGCAAGCCAGTGAAATATGCATGGCTCATCTGTATGGATTTCAAAGCTACATTAAAAGAATGTAAAGTCATAAATAAGATAATAATATATGTAATTGTTGTTCTCCTAGCCCCTActttatatagatatatatacagAAGTATCATAAAATATAGCCATAATCACATGCATAGATATTGTTAGGCCTTAATTAAAGAGCTCAAGAGTACTTTCCACACATGAAAAAACCACTTATACTTTAAGGACATACATAATCCTAAGACCAATAATATTTCCAAACCATCACATGGCTGCAACCGAATCCCAGATTGGCATTTGAAACACAGGTTAATTAAAAGAAAGTTAacagttaataaaaataaaagtatcatTAGAAAGAATCTACAAATGATTTTTTTCTTAAGAAAGAATAGTAAACAAGATACTGAAAATGACATAACAGCTCATCAATAGTACCAGTGACATGCCatacatgcatcatccttgttacCCTTACCAAGAAATCATTTAAATATTCATCAATTTGGTATAAAGTAtggattatataattaaataacaacgTCTGAATAAAATAAAGGTGATGAAGTAGTCAGTAGTGGCATGCATGACAACACTAAAATAAAAAGTGCCACTTGTcataagaaaacaaaatgaaattgCCACATGTTTCTAAAACagacaattttattttggtcAGAAATAGTGATAGTTTTAACTTGTATATATATAGACTATAAATAaacagaaataaatattttttaaaaaaataattatgtattGAATTACTGATAACAACATTTTGAGAAATATGTAGCTAACCATACCATCTCTTACTAAAATAAAAGTGTCATAGTTTTCTGGTCGGCAAGTTGTCTGCAACAATAATGATGGACACACAGTACAAGGGATGGTTTTGACTAGTTTGAGTGAATTATCACTGAAGTGTGAATTTTATGCAATTATTTTCTGTCTTTCTTTTCAAAGGTtataaattcttttgaaaaattatataCAAGTTACATACATAAGTTGGCAACTACAAATTATCTGTTAAAGAAAAATGTGATCATCaagtcatataaaaaaaaaaaaagcatttgtGCAAgttatattctcttctttcaggTGCTTAGATTCATCCAATCCAACCTATTGATGTAATGGCAAAACTATGTTTTTATCTGTCTACCTTCTGTCTCTCACTATTTTACTTCATGGCATGCTTAGTTCTGAGTGAAGTGAACATCAGCACAGATGATGAACATGCTCTTCTTGCATTCAAGTCTTCCATTACTTCAGACCCCAATAATCTCATGCTTAGTAATTGGtcaacctcatcatcatcatcttcttctctgTGCAACTGGGTTGGTGTTACATGTGATTTGGGTAATGGAAGAGTGAAGTCTTTGAATCTCAGCAACATGGGGCTTGTAGGTACCATTCCTCCACAAGTGGGGAGCCTGTCATTCCTTGAGGAGCTTGATCTCAAAGGAAACAGCTTCCATGGTGAGTTGCCACATGAATTGTATCAGTTGCAACAACTGAAGTTGCTCAACCTGAGTTATAACAACTTTGGTGGTTTCATTTTGGACTCAATATCCAACTTTTCTAAGTTGGTTTACTTGGACTGTTCATCAAGTTTCAGCAAAGGATCCAATACTATTCTACCAGTCATTGGACAGCTTCAACATTTGAAGGTTTTGAGGTTAGATAACAACTCTCTTTCAGGATTCATTCCACCAGCCATATCTAATCTCTCTTCACTTGAAGTCATTAGCCTTGGTTATAATGCCTTGTCAGGTAATATCTTACATTTTAGCACACATTATCACATGTTAAACATCTCAACATTGCAGTGATAAGTGAATAGTGTTGCTTATATAGGTGAGATTCCAGTGTCTCTGTTGAACATCTCTTCATTGAGGCATTTCAGTGCTGGCTACAACAATTTAAATGGAACTCTCCCTAAAGAGTTGTGCCATCAGCTTCCTCAACTTGAATTCCTTCTTTTGGATTTTAATCAATTTGAGGGAACTATTCCAGCATCAATTGGTAACTGCACATCTCTGGTACTATTAAGTTTATCCAATAACTTTTTCACAGGTATAATAGTATGTCCTCCATAATTTTGTACAACAATATTTCAGCCATTATACATAACAAATTTATGTCACCTATTAATCAATATCTATCTTTTCTTTCACAAAAATATCTCTGTTTATGAAGGTCCAATACCCATGGAGATTGAAAATCTTGGTAAATTTGAGCATCTTGCAGTGGGGTTTAACGATTTGAGTGGACCAATTCCATCAAAGATCTTCAACATTTCAACATTGAAATACTTGTATCTTTCATACAACTCTCTCTCAGGTGTTTTACCATCAGAAATGGGGTATACTCTGCCAAACTTGGTGCAACTACACTTAACTGGGAACAAGCTTGTTGGAAGCATTCCAAATGGTTTATTCAATGCTACTTTGCTTACTAAAATTGACTTGAGTGAGAATCAATTCAATGGACTCATGCCTACCGGATTTCGATATCTATCAATCCTTGAAGTTCTTCATATAGGTGGCAATAATTTGACAAGTTCTCATGAACTTGAATTCCTTACATCCTTGACAAGTTCTACACAGTTGAAGCGTATTGTAGTAACTGGCAATCCTTTAAAGGCGAGTCTTCCTAAGTCGATTGGAAACTTATCAAAGTCTCTAGAACTTTTTCAAGCAGATCTCTGTAAAATTTATGGCAACATTCCATTGGAAATAGGAAACATAAGTAGCTTGTTGAATTTAAATTTGTATGGGAATGATATAAGTGGACCAATTCCTACTACAATTAAAGGGTTACAGAAGCTTCAGTCTTTGAATTTGAGCTACAATGAATTGCAGGGATCCATCATAGATGAGCTTTGTGAAATTGGGAGCTTAAGTGTGCTGTCTCTATCAAGTAATAAGCTATCTGGAGTTATACCAACATGCTTGGGAAATATGGCCTCTCTTAGAATCGTTTACATGGATTCTAACAAATTGATCTCAGAGATACCATCTTCTTTTTGGAATCTCAAGGATGTCTTAGAGGTAAATTTATCATCTAATGCTCTTGTTGGAGAACTTCCATATGATATAGGAAGATTGAGAGCTCTGGTTCTATTGGATCTATCAAAAAATGAGTTTTCAGGCAACATTCCTACAACCATAAGTTCCTTGGGAACTCTGCAAAATTTGTCCCTGGCAAGCAACAAATTTCAAGGGTCTATTCCTGTGTCGTTCGGCGAAATGGTAAGCTTAAGCTCACTGGACTTATCTCGAAATCTTTTGTCAGGTGCGATTCCAAAATCCTTAGAGTCACTTGTTTATCTTAAATACATCAACTTGTCTTATAATAAATTGCAAGGAGAGATTCCTAATGATGGACCATTTGTAAATTTCACTGCTCAATCTTTCATGCATAATGAAGCACTTTGTGGTAATCCTCG is a window encoding:
- the LOC112783476 gene encoding uncharacterized protein isoform X1, whose protein sequence is MAKLCFYLSTFCLSLFYFMACLVLSEVNISTDDEHALLAFKSSITSDPNNLMLSNWSTSSSSSSSLCNWVGVTCDLGNGRVKSLNLSNMGLVGTIPPQVGSLSFLEELDLKGNSFHGELPHELYQLQQLKLLNLSYNNFGGFILDSISNFSKLVYLDCSSSFSKGSNTILPVIGQLQHLKVLRLDNNSLSGFIPPAISNLSSLEVISLGYNALSGEIPVSLLNISSLRHFSAGYNNLNGTLPKELCHQLPQLEFLLLDFNQFEGTIPASIGNCTSLVLLSLSNNFFTGPIPMEIENLGKFEHLAVGFNDLSGPIPSKIFNISTLKYLYLSYNSLSGVLPSEMGYTLPNLVQLHLTGNKLVGSIPNGLFNATLLTKIDLSENQFNGLMPTGFRYLSILEVLHIGGNNLTSSHELEFLTSLTSSTQLKRIVVTGNPLKASLPKSIGNLSKSLELFQADLCKIYGNIPLEIGNISSLLNLNLYGNDISGPIPTTIKGLQKLQSLNLSYNELQGSIIDELCEIGSLSVLSLSSNKLSGVIPTCLGNMASLRIVYMDSNKLISEIPSSFWNLKDVLEVNLSSNALVGELPYDIGRLRALVLLDLSKNEFSGNIPTTISSLGTLQNLSLASNKFQGSIPVSFGEMVSLSSLDLSRNLLSGAIPKSLESLVYLKYINLSYNKLQGEIPNDGPFVNFTAQSFMHNEALCGNPRLLVPPCSKKDRQRSRTMLLLVKCIPPIVVSIILVVAFIVVLQCKRKNVKTRHERNSSTLETRRLSYYELVRATNGFSESNLIGKGGFGSVYQGKLSGGLIVAIKVLDLDSEETAHSFEVECNAMRNLRHRNLVKIISSCSNDDFKSLVMEFMPNGSLDKWLYSHEYCLDFFERLSIMLDVASALEYLHHGFSTPVVHCDLKPSNVLLDEDMVAHVSDFGIAKLLDKGQSKVHTKTYLATLGYVAPEYGSMGIISVKGDVYSYGIMLMEVFTRKMPTDDMFAAELSLKSWINQSLPNSIIEVVDYNLVQLYGEQIDNILPHISSILELALSCCVNPPEERITMTDVVVSLTKIKNLFTQES
- the LOC112783476 gene encoding uncharacterized protein isoform X2, which translates into the protein MAKLCFYLSTFCLSLFYFMACLVLSEVNISTDDEHALLAFKSSITSDPNNLMLSNWSTSSSSSSSLCNWVGVTCDLGNGRVKSLNLSNMGLVGTIPPQVGSLSFLEELDLKGNSFHGELPHELYQLQQLKLLNLSYNNFGGFILDSISNFSKLVYLDCSSSFSKGSNTILPVIGQLQHLKVLRLDNNSLSGFIPPAISNLSSLEVISLGYNALSGEIPVSLLNISSLRHFSAGYNNLNGTLPKELCHQLPQLEFLLLDFNQFEGTIPASIGNCTSLVLLSLSNNFFTGPIPMEIENLGKFEHLAVGFNDLSGPIPSKIFNISTLKYLYLSYNSLSGVLPSEMGYTLPNLVQLHLTGNKLVGSIPNGLFNATLLTKIDLSENQFNGLMPTGFRYLSILEVLHIGGNNLTSSHELEFLTSLTSSTQLKRIVVTGNPLKASLPKSIGNLSKSLELFQADLCKIYGNIPLEIGNISSLLNLNLYGNDISGPIPTTIKGLQKLQSLNLSYNELQGSIIDELCEIGSLSVLSLSSNKLSGVIPTCLGNMASLRIVYMDSNKLISEIPSSFWNLKDVLEVNLSSNALVGELPYDIGRLRALVLLDLSKNEFSGNIPTTISSLGTLQNLSLASNKFQGSIPVSFGEMVSLSSLDLSRNLLSALCGNPRLLVPPCSKKDRQRSRTMLLLVKCIPPIVVSIILVVAFIVVLQCKRKNVKTRHERNSSTLETRRLSYYELVRATNGFSESNLIGKGGFGSVYQGKLSGGLIVAIKVLDLDSEETAHSFEVECNAMRNLRHRNLVKIISSCSNDDFKSLVMEFMPNGSLDKWLYSHEYCLDFFERLSIMLDVASALEYLHHGFSTPVVHCDLKPSNVLLDEDMVAHVSDFGIAKLLDKGQSKVHTKTYLATLGYVAPEYGSMGIISVKGDVYSYGIMLMEVFTRKMPTDDMFAAELSLKSWINQSLPNSIIEVVDYNLVQLYGEQIDNILPHISSILELALSCCVNPPEERITMTDVVVSLTKIKNLFTQES